One genomic segment of Paenibacillus durus includes these proteins:
- a CDS encoding anhydro-N-acetylmuramic acid kinase: MIGPLWNKRRATVLGLMSGTSLDGIDAAIVSIEGAGLAAKAKLLHYYSVPYDEALRERLKELCTTERSSVDLVCGMNVYLAEKFAEASIAAVHSAGMEMEEIDLISSHGQTVWHIPEEDAVDAYKVRSTLQLGDLSVLAKRTGRPVVGDFRPADMAVGGQGAPLAPYGDLILFRHPSKGRLLQNIGGIGNCTALPPLTGPEDVFAFDTGPGNMVIDQTVYLLSDGKWTYDEGGSWAARGNADEALVAEMLEHPYFAMEPPKSTGRELFGKAYAAEFVSRAVSRGLSESDIVATATAFTARTIAEGCNRFVFPRCPIDEVIVSGGGAHNRTLLNMLRQLLPGQSILTSGELGVSDDAKEAVIFALLGNDFMHGISNHLPSATGANRSTVLGKLALP; encoded by the coding sequence ATGATCGGGCCCCTGTGGAATAAACGGAGGGCGACGGTCCTCGGACTGATGTCCGGCACCTCGCTGGACGGCATCGACGCGGCCATTGTGTCCATCGAAGGCGCTGGGCTTGCGGCGAAGGCGAAGCTGCTGCATTATTACAGCGTCCCATATGACGAAGCGCTGCGCGAGCGGCTGAAGGAGCTGTGCACCACCGAGCGCTCCTCGGTGGACCTCGTTTGCGGCATGAACGTCTACCTCGCCGAGAAATTCGCCGAAGCATCCATAGCGGCCGTTCACAGCGCGGGGATGGAGATGGAAGAGATCGATCTCATCAGTTCCCACGGCCAGACGGTGTGGCATATTCCGGAAGAAGACGCCGTTGACGCTTATAAGGTCCGTTCAACGCTGCAATTGGGCGACTTGTCCGTGCTCGCCAAGCGGACAGGCCGGCCTGTCGTCGGTGATTTCCGCCCGGCCGACATGGCGGTCGGCGGTCAGGGCGCACCGCTCGCCCCATACGGTGACCTGATTCTGTTCCGCCATCCCTCGAAGGGGCGGCTGCTGCAAAACATCGGCGGCATCGGCAACTGCACCGCTCTGCCGCCTCTTACCGGACCCGAAGACGTATTCGCATTCGATACGGGCCCCGGCAATATGGTGATCGACCAGACCGTATATCTGCTGTCGGATGGCAAATGGACCTATGACGAAGGCGGCTCATGGGCCGCGCGGGGGAATGCCGACGAAGCGCTAGTGGCAGAGATGCTGGAGCATCCCTATTTTGCCATGGAGCCGCCGAAATCCACAGGCCGCGAGCTGTTCGGAAAGGCGTATGCCGCCGAATTCGTCTCCCGGGCCGTATCGCGGGGCCTTAGCGAAAGCGATATTGTCGCAACGGCGACTGCCTTCACGGCCCGGACGATTGCGGAAGGCTGTAACCGCTTTGTCTTTCCCCGCTGTCCCATCGACGAGGTAATCGTCAGTGGCGGTGGGGCGCATAACCGTACGCTGCTGAACATGCTGCGGCAATTGCTGCCGGGGCAGTCCATCCTGACCTCGGGCGAACTGGGCGTCAGCGACGATGCGAAGGAGGCGGTCATTTTCGCGCTGCTGGGAAATGATTTTATGCACGGCATCAGCAACCATCTCCCTTCGGCTACCGGCGCGAACCGTTCGACGGTACTGGGGAAGCTGGCTTTGCCGTAA
- a CDS encoding MFS transporter — protein sequence MGDSLFTFAIPWISYKLTQSSIVMGSMYAVSVLPIVLFGPLAGSLVDRWERKKLMIFTDISRALLVALIPLLHFTGQLQLWALYAISFVLTILSLMFDVSTVAIIPALAPKQLTRANASYQLTNQIAELAGPLLAGALIISIGGFHSLWLDAVSFAGTLIVLILMPSFNKPKSRTSLSQIFKDIGEGFRWLIHSKINLSFSFQAMIGNFGYSAAFGVLMFYLLNTLHLNAQQSSLNYTLLGFGGVVGSILAVPLENHFPRGKLIPVLLGIGSAGFVFASISQFWLAPGIAFFAVTVCNTAWNTIVTSVRQETIPSDMIGRVLGFSRVLTRLAMPLGAMTGAALSEWTDPRAVFAVAAAAKVLEVTIALITPIRKL from the coding sequence TTGGGAGATTCTTTATTTACCTTCGCTATTCCGTGGATCTCCTACAAATTAACTCAATCCAGTATCGTAATGGGGTCCATGTATGCGGTGAGCGTCCTGCCGATTGTCTTGTTTGGTCCACTCGCAGGAAGCCTTGTTGACCGCTGGGAACGTAAAAAGCTTATGATCTTTACCGATATTTCGAGAGCGCTGCTCGTCGCCTTGATTCCTCTCCTTCACTTCACTGGCCAGCTGCAGCTTTGGGCGCTGTATGCAATTTCATTCGTGCTCACTATACTTTCTCTCATGTTTGATGTATCCACTGTAGCCATCATTCCTGCCTTGGCACCCAAGCAGCTAACCCGCGCCAATGCTTCCTACCAGTTGACCAATCAAATTGCGGAGCTGGCGGGACCGCTGCTTGCAGGTGCGTTGATTATTTCCATCGGCGGGTTCCATTCACTTTGGTTGGATGCCGTTTCATTCGCAGGAACTCTTATTGTTCTAATACTCATGCCCAGTTTCAATAAACCTAAGTCACGGACAAGCCTTTCGCAGATTTTCAAAGACATCGGTGAAGGATTCCGCTGGCTGATTCATTCCAAAATCAACCTATCCTTCTCGTTTCAAGCGATGATCGGAAACTTCGGGTACAGTGCAGCTTTCGGCGTGCTAATGTTCTATCTGTTGAACACACTTCATCTTAACGCGCAGCAGAGCAGTCTTAACTACACCCTGCTGGGATTTGGGGGGGTTGTCGGCAGTATTCTGGCCGTTCCGCTGGAGAATCATTTCCCTCGGGGAAAGTTGATTCCGGTACTCTTGGGAATTGGAAGCGCCGGGTTTGTTTTTGCTTCAATCAGTCAATTCTGGCTGGCGCCTGGCATTGCTTTTTTTGCCGTAACGGTCTGCAATACAGCCTGGAATACAATCGTCACTTCCGTTCGCCAAGAGACTATTCCCTCGGATATGATCGGACGGGTCCTTGGTTTTTCACGAGTATTGACCCGCCTTGCCATGCCTTTAGGAGCAATGACAGGCGCTGCGCTTTCCGAATGGACCGATCCCCGGGCAGTATTTGCCGTTGCGGCAGCAGCCAAGGTCTTGGAAGTAACGATCGCTCTGATCACACCGATTCGAAAGCTTTAA
- a CDS encoding RNA-guided endonuclease TnpB family protein, whose protein sequence is MKVVKTLKHPITSHHRMLDATLHVYQEALSFLITVIHEQFIALESLSTQAVVTAVERLTHRTKHNPNPLYPEFDQRFYKFPSYFRRSAIAEAFGMVKSHHSRFGLWQAERQRAQQEGKRFSKKPPTLEAHHQAFPCLYKGNMFIRTSDRAANIKVFHQGDWVWLPITFKGQDLFKRNVWNMKECNPRLVRKGKRYALHIAYEGDVKLTQTEFSKQRVCAVDLGLTNSAVCSVMDAGGTVLARSFINQAKEKDRMRQITGKLKQAQRQSGLGAKPNFWRRMNGLQTHIVHDTAHQILAFAQKHSAEVIVMEYLGKMRLPKGTWGAKRLRAKLQFWAKRRIQTKVTEMAHFLGMRVSMVNPANTSALAFDGSGFVQRNTKRDVAVFATGKTYHADLNASYNIGARYVLRNIQKATSEKMWLSLEAKDPSLAKRTYWTLASLIRVQQALRL, encoded by the coding sequence ATGAAGGTGGTCAAAACACTCAAACATCCGATTACGTCTCACCACCGCATGCTAGATGCGACTCTTCATGTGTATCAAGAGGCGCTGTCGTTCTTGATTACGGTCATTCATGAGCAGTTTATCGCCTTGGAATCGTTATCCACCCAAGCGGTGGTGACGGCGGTAGAACGGTTGACTCATCGTACCAAGCATAATCCGAATCCGCTCTACCCCGAGTTTGATCAACGCTTTTATAAGTTTCCTTCGTACTTCCGCAGAAGTGCCATTGCAGAAGCGTTTGGCATGGTGAAAAGTCATCATTCCCGTTTTGGGCTTTGGCAAGCCGAGCGGCAACGCGCCCAGCAAGAAGGGAAACGCTTTTCAAAGAAACCGCCGACACTTGAGGCTCATCATCAGGCGTTCCCTTGCTTGTACAAAGGCAATATGTTCATTCGAACCTCCGATAGGGCAGCCAACATCAAGGTATTTCATCAAGGCGATTGGGTCTGGCTCCCCATTACCTTTAAGGGGCAGGACCTATTTAAACGTAACGTGTGGAACATGAAAGAATGCAACCCCAGATTGGTCCGAAAAGGAAAACGCTATGCCCTTCATATCGCCTATGAGGGGGATGTGAAGTTGACTCAGACGGAATTTTCCAAGCAGCGGGTGTGTGCCGTTGATTTAGGGCTAACGAATTCCGCAGTCTGTTCCGTGATGGACGCAGGCGGCACTGTCTTGGCGAGGAGCTTTATCAACCAAGCCAAAGAAAAAGACCGGATGCGCCAAATCACAGGCAAACTGAAACAAGCCCAGCGACAATCAGGTCTAGGTGCAAAACCGAATTTTTGGCGGCGGATGAACGGCTTACAGACGCATATCGTCCACGATACCGCGCATCAAATCCTCGCCTTTGCCCAAAAGCACAGCGCAGAGGTCATCGTCATGGAGTATTTAGGCAAGATGCGTCTGCCTAAAGGAACGTGGGGAGCCAAGCGGCTTCGTGCCAAACTCCAGTTTTGGGCCAAACGGCGCATCCAAACGAAAGTGACCGAAATGGCGCATTTCCTGGGGATGCGGGTTTCCATGGTCAACCCGGCGAATACCAGTGCGCTTGCTTTTGACGGCAGTGGATTTGTACAACGCAACACAAAGCGTGATGTTGCTGTATTCGCAACAGGCAAAACGTATCACGCGGACCTTAATGCCTCGTATAACATCGGCGCACGGTACGTGCTACGTAATATACAAAAAGCCACCTCTGAAAAGATGTGGTTGTCCTTGGAGGCAAAAGACCCTTCATTGGCAAAACGAACGTATTGGACGTTGGCTTCCCTCATTAGGGTGCAACAGGCGTTGAGACTTTAA
- a CDS encoding NAD(P)H-dependent oxidoreductase gives MQNVKDQIIKAYQFRHACKEFDADKKISDADFDFILETGRLSPSSFGFEPWKFVVLQNPAIREKLLPVTWGAQKQLPTSSHFVIALSRTKDDMVADSAHIQRMMKEVQLLPEEVQQGKGKAYHNFQENDFKLLENERVTFEWGARQTYIALGNMMTAAALIGIDSCPIEGFDKEKAEQILKEEGILKENFGIACMVAFGYRLQEPRPKTRQSIEQIVEWVR, from the coding sequence ATGCAAAATGTAAAAGATCAAATTATCAAAGCCTATCAATTTCGGCATGCTTGTAAGGAGTTTGACGCAGACAAAAAAATAAGCGACGCCGACTTTGATTTTATTCTGGAAACCGGGCGTCTATCCCCAAGTTCGTTTGGGTTTGAGCCTTGGAAATTTGTCGTCCTCCAAAACCCGGCGATTCGCGAGAAGCTGCTTCCGGTAACATGGGGAGCCCAAAAGCAATTGCCGACATCGAGCCATTTCGTGATCGCTCTCTCCCGCACAAAGGACGATATGGTTGCTGATTCCGCACATATCCAAAGGATGATGAAAGAAGTTCAACTGCTTCCAGAGGAAGTTCAGCAGGGCAAAGGGAAAGCCTATCATAACTTCCAAGAAAATGATTTCAAGCTGCTTGAGAATGAAAGAGTTACTTTTGAATGGGGTGCCCGGCAAACGTATATCGCTTTGGGCAATATGATGACCGCCGCCGCTCTAATCGGAATCGACTCCTGCCCAATAGAAGGGTTCGACAAAGAAAAAGCAGAGCAAATTTTGAAAGAAGAAGGAATCCTGAAGGAGAATTTCGGGATCGCCTGCATGGTTGCATTCGGCTACCGGCTTCAAGAGCCTCGTCCCAAAACAAGACAATCGATCGAGCAGATCGTGGAGTGGGTTCGATAA